The following proteins come from a genomic window of Nothobranchius furzeri strain GRZ-AD chromosome 1, NfurGRZ-RIMD1, whole genome shotgun sequence:
- the LOC107376917 gene encoding uncharacterized protein isoform X2: protein MSTNMPVGSMNMESQLLSIMSVLVKAAVAEIIQLFSESSDSLRLHLSQSLKENENLRVRMKVMRSELFSLKLQTRTSRPASRFSSFRGNVPKPRPRSQGFMKTSVSAKAPGGASSISVQSDNKTSSSVSQVQCADVAIPDVILIKDEDDVGGCEPVVGQDNFGDDGAPDGAAAEAQTFDAAASASSCLTDDNEELRIALSSLSEHSITSDSHLNFTTSANDRAPMRGMRENSVEVVRSSQLERNHPTQMASAMINPTLSLAAAGSNGHGGHPSHISQFSQQQTAFPSMVKSQDCSFCGERFHNREDLIVHRASHTGEHPIACSLCGKSFVNKTTLSIHMRIHTGEKPYACAQCGKRFTQNGSLKIHLRTHSGEKPYQCNQCSASFNNPSNLRRHMTTHNANTAL, encoded by the exons ATGTCCACAAACATGCCGGTGGGAAGCATGAACATGGAGTCGCAGCTTCTGTCCATCATGAGCGTGCTGGTGAAAGCGGCGGTGGCGGAGATTATTCAGCTGTTCTCGGAGAGCTCGGACTCTCTCCGGCTACATCTGAGCCAGAGTCTGAAGGAAAACGAGAACCTAAGGGTGAGGATGAAGGTAATGAGGAGCGAGCTCTTCTCACTAAAGCTACAGACCAGAACCAGCCGACCGGCCAGCCGCTTCTCCTCCTTCAGGGGGAATGTTCCAAAGCCACGGCCGAGGTCACAAG GTTTTATGAAGACATCAGTGTCTGCAAAAGCTCCTGGAGGAGCTTCTTCCATCAGTGTCCAATCAGACAACAAGACATCCTCTTCTGTTTCTCAAGTGCAG TGTGCAGATGTAGCAATTCCCGATGTCATCCTGATCAAAGATGAAGACGACGTAGGAGGATGTGAGCCTGTTGTAG GCCAAGATAACTTTGGAGATGACGGCGCGCCGGACGGTGCTGCTGCTGAGGCTCAGACGTTCGATGCAGCTGCATCCGCTTCCTCCTGCTTGACGGATGATAATGAGGAGCTGAGAATT GCTTTAAGCTCCCTGTCAGAACACAGCATCACCTCTGACAGCCATCTGAATTTCACCACCAGTGCCAATGACAGAGCGCCCATGAGAGGGATGCGGGAGAACAGCGTGGAAGTTGTGAGAAGCAGCCAACTTGAAAGAAATCACCCCACTCAAATGGCTTCGGCGATGATAAATCCTACGTTAAGCTTAGCTGCAGCTGGATCAAACGGTCACGGAGGCCATCCCAGTCACATCAGCCAGTTCTCCCAGCAGCAGACGGCCTTCCCTTCCATGGTCAAATCTCAGGACTGCAGCTTCTGTGGTGAGCGCTTCCACAACCGTGAAGACCTTATTGTGCATCGTGCCAGCCACACTGGGGAACATCCCATCGCTTGTTCCTTATGTGGCAAGTCCTTCGTCAATAAAACCACTCTGAGCATCCACATGCGCATTCACACCGGAGAGAAGCCGTACGCTTGTGCTCAGTGTGGGAAACGCTTCACGCAGAACGGCAGCCTGAAGATCCACCTGAGGACTCATTCTGGAGAGAAGCCGTACCAGTGCAACCAGTGTTCGGCCAGCTTCAACAACCCCAGCAACCTGCGCCGTCACATGACCACACACAATGCTAATACAGCGCTCTGA
- the LOC107376917 gene encoding uncharacterized protein isoform X1 yields MSTNMPVGSMNMESQLLSIMSVLVKAAVAEIIQLFSESSDSLRLHLSQSLKENENLRVRMKVMRSELFSLKLQTRTSRPASRFSSFRGNVPKPRPRSQGFMKTSVSAKAPGGASSISVQSDNKTSSSVSQVQCADVAIPDVILIKDEDDVGGCEPVVGQDNFGDDGAPDGAAAEAQTFDAAASASSCLTDDNEELRIVSVHSGGTGALQKDGVTLFSASELQALSSLSEHSITSDSHLNFTTSANDRAPMRGMRENSVEVVRSSQLERNHPTQMASAMINPTLSLAAAGSNGHGGHPSHISQFSQQQTAFPSMVKSQDCSFCGERFHNREDLIVHRASHTGEHPIACSLCGKSFVNKTTLSIHMRIHTGEKPYACAQCGKRFTQNGSLKIHLRTHSGEKPYQCNQCSASFNNPSNLRRHMTTHNANTAL; encoded by the exons ATGTCCACAAACATGCCGGTGGGAAGCATGAACATGGAGTCGCAGCTTCTGTCCATCATGAGCGTGCTGGTGAAAGCGGCGGTGGCGGAGATTATTCAGCTGTTCTCGGAGAGCTCGGACTCTCTCCGGCTACATCTGAGCCAGAGTCTGAAGGAAAACGAGAACCTAAGGGTGAGGATGAAGGTAATGAGGAGCGAGCTCTTCTCACTAAAGCTACAGACCAGAACCAGCCGACCGGCCAGCCGCTTCTCCTCCTTCAGGGGGAATGTTCCAAAGCCACGGCCGAGGTCACAAG GTTTTATGAAGACATCAGTGTCTGCAAAAGCTCCTGGAGGAGCTTCTTCCATCAGTGTCCAATCAGACAACAAGACATCCTCTTCTGTTTCTCAAGTGCAG TGTGCAGATGTAGCAATTCCCGATGTCATCCTGATCAAAGATGAAGACGACGTAGGAGGATGTGAGCCTGTTGTAG GCCAAGATAACTTTGGAGATGACGGCGCGCCGGACGGTGCTGCTGCTGAGGCTCAGACGTTCGATGCAGCTGCATCCGCTTCCTCCTGCTTGACGGATGATAATGAGGAGCTGAGAATTGTGAGTGTTCACAGTGGAGGAACTGGAGCTCTTCAGAAGGATGGTGTCACGCTCTTCTCTGCCTCTGAACTTCAGGCTTTAAGCTCCCTGTCAGAACACAGCATCACCTCTGACAGCCATCTGAATTTCACCACCAGTGCCAATGACAGAGCGCCCATGAGAGGGATGCGGGAGAACAGCGTGGAAGTTGTGAGAAGCAGCCAACTTGAAAGAAATCACCCCACTCAAATGGCTTCGGCGATGATAAATCCTACGTTAAGCTTAGCTGCAGCTGGATCAAACGGTCACGGAGGCCATCCCAGTCACATCAGCCAGTTCTCCCAGCAGCAGACGGCCTTCCCTTCCATGGTCAAATCTCAGGACTGCAGCTTCTGTGGTGAGCGCTTCCACAACCGTGAAGACCTTATTGTGCATCGTGCCAGCCACACTGGGGAACATCCCATCGCTTGTTCCTTATGTGGCAAGTCCTTCGTCAATAAAACCACTCTGAGCATCCACATGCGCATTCACACCGGAGAGAAGCCGTACGCTTGTGCTCAGTGTGGGAAACGCTTCACGCAGAACGGCAGCCTGAAGATCCACCTGAGGACTCATTCTGGAGAGAAGCCGTACCAGTGCAACCAGTGTTCGGCCAGCTTCAACAACCCCAGCAACCTGCGCCGTCACATGACCACACACAATGCTAATACAGCGCTCTGA